In one Myxocyprinus asiaticus isolate MX2 ecotype Aquarium Trade chromosome 29, UBuf_Myxa_2, whole genome shotgun sequence genomic region, the following are encoded:
- the LOC127420295 gene encoding zinc finger protein 883-like isoform X6, which yields MKMRGETTAEEQQSDEDETTVEEQQSDEDDFLPKELMEVKEEGQELNEVEEKLQYQKLHDLINVEESLSCSKTKKIFSPKKPKRKTPKNVFTCSQCGKSFRYKTCLNIHMRIHTGEKPYTCQQCRKSFTGASYLNKHLHIHFGERAFKCVKCGKTFVLAQYLKKHLKTHRNEKPYKCSFCGKSFACLFYLKEHQKIHTSVSAHMCFECGKTFITAGILKQHQIIHSGEKPYKCSHCGKSFTYTQNLNTHERIHTGEKPYKCSHCEKSFTRSIRLKEHEGIHTGEKPYKCSHCEKSFTLSQDLKKHERFHTGKKSYKCSHCEKSFTQSQDLKKHERIHTGEKPYKCSHCEKSFTQSQDLKTHERIHTGEKPYKCSQCEKSFTRSIRLKEHERIHTGEKPYKCSQCEKSFTLSIRLKEHERIHTGEKPYKCSHCEKSFTQSQNLKTHERIHTGEKPYKCSHCEKSFTWSICLKEHERIHTGEKPYKCSHCEKSFTHSQDLKKHERIHTGEKPYKCSHCEKSFTQSQDLKIHKRIHTGEKPYKCSHCEKSFTRSIRLKEHERIHTGEKPYKCSHCEKSFTLSIRLKEHERIHTGEKPYKCSHCEKSFTQSQNLKTHERIHTGEKPYKCSHCEKSFAWSKSLKAHDRIHTG from the coding sequence agctgatggaagtgaaagaggaaggTCAAGAattgaatgaagtggaggagaaacttcAGTATCAGAAACTTCATGATTTAATAAATGTTGAAGAATCTTTGAGTTGTTCAAAGACTAAGAAGATTTTCTCACCGAAAAAGCCTAAAAGAAAAAcacccaaaaatgtttttacctgctctcaatgtggaaagagtttcagataTAAAACCTGTCTTAATatacacatgagaattcacacaggagagaaaccttacacatGCCAACAGTGCAGAAAGAGTTTCACAGGTGCATCCTATCTAAATAAacatctccacattcactttggAGAAAGAGCATTTAAATGTGTTAAGTGtggaaaaacatttgttttggcacagtacttaaaaaaacatttgaaaacgcacagaaatgagaagccttacaagtgttcattttgtggaaagagttttgcatgcCTGTTCTATTTGAAAGAACACCAGAAAATTCATACCAGCGTGAGCgctcatatgtgctttgaatgtgggaagaccTTTATTACAGCCGGCATATTGAAACAGCACCAAATAATTCATagtggagagaaaccttacaagtgctcacactgtggaaagagtttcacttacACACAAAACCTGAAcacacacgagagaatccatactggagaaaaaccttacaagtgctcacactgtgaaaagagtttcactcggtcaaTACGCCTAAAAGAACATGAgggaatccatactggagagaaaccttacaagtgctcacactgtgaaaagagtttcactctgtcacaagacctgaaaaaacatgagagatTCCATACTGGAAAAAAatcttacaagtgctcacactgtgaaaagagtttcactcagtcacaagacctgaaaaaacatgagagaatccatactggagaaaaaccttacaagtgctcacactgtgaaaagagtttcactcagtcacaagacctgaaaacacatgagagaattcatactggagaaaaaccttacaagtgttcacaatgtgaaaagagtttcactcggtcaaTACGCCTAAAagaacatgagagaatccatactggagaaaaaccttacaagtgctcacaatgtgaaaagagtttcactctgtcaATACGCCTAAAagaacatgagagaatccatactggagaaaaaccttacaagtgctcacactgtgaaaagagtttcactcagtcacaaaatctaaaaacacacgagagaatccatactggagagaaaccttacaagtgctcacactgtgaaaagagcttCACTTGGTCAATATGCCTAAAagaacatgagagaatccatactggagaaaaaccttacaagtgctcacactgtgaaaagagtttcactcattcacaagacctgaaaaaacatgagagaatccatactggagagaaaccttacaagtgctcacactgtgaaaagagtttcactcagtcacaagacCTGAAAATACACAAGAGAAtacatactggagagaaaccttacaagtgctcacactgtgaaaagagtttcactcggtcaaTACGCCTAAAagaacatgagagaattcatactggagagaaaccttacaagtgctcacactgtgaaaagagtttcactctgtcaATACGCCTTAAagaacatgagagaatccatactggagaaaaaccttacaagtgctcacactgtgaaaagagcttcactcagtcacaaaacctaaaaacacacgagagaatccatactggagagaaaccttacaagtgttcacactgtgaaaagagcttCGCTTGGTCAAAGTCCCTGAAAGCACATGACAGAATCCATACTGGTTAG